From a single Sorghum bicolor cultivar BTx623 chromosome 5, Sorghum_bicolor_NCBIv3, whole genome shotgun sequence genomic region:
- the LOC8069264 gene encoding uncharacterized protein OsI_031781, whose protein sequence is MAKILLLILLVVVTAVVEAADPPAKWKAALTALDAMDAKMRQAVDGVAAAAPAEKQSEVQEAAMAERLDVSLALARVEETGNEKKVESMAASYEKAADLVVAAPPPDKLKVMKEAFRAVTKAAAL, encoded by the coding sequence ATGGCCAAGATCCTCCTGctcatcctcctcgtcgtcgtcactGCGGTCGTAGAGGCCGCCGATCCACCGGCGAAATGGAAGGCCGCCCTGACGGCCTTAGACGCCATGGACGCGAAGATGCGGCAAGCTGTTGatggcgtcgccgccgccgctccagcCGAGAAGCAGTCCGAGGTCCAAGAGGCCGCCATGGCGGAGAGGCTGGATGTCTCACTCGCCCTCGCCCGGGTCGAAGAAACCGGGAACGAGAAGAAGGTCGAGAGCATGGCGGCTTCCTACGAGAAAGCCGCCGACCTGGTTGTCGCCGCGCCACCGCCTGACAAGCTCAAAGTCATGAAGGAGGCCTTCCGCGCGGTAACAAAAGCAGCAGCGTTATGA